A genome region from Panicum virgatum strain AP13 chromosome 4K, P.virgatum_v5, whole genome shotgun sequence includes the following:
- the LOC120704557 gene encoding protein LATE ELONGATED HYPOCOTYL-like yields the protein MASMVQLEERDGLDSSGLPIDKRRPLDAAKSPLMDDSMQPKEGMDGYPVKVRKPYTITKQREKWTDEEHEKFLEALKLYGRSWRQIQEHIGTKTAVQIRSHAQKFFSKVVREPGASNAIEIPPPRPKRKPLHPYPRKCADSSTIANPAMGQPKLASISSSSGSDQENGSPVSVLSAMQSDAFGSSVSNPSTGCTSPASSDDGNNVPVLVNEENLLTQQIEDDQSGQELKLDNSDGDLSEEDSSSGVQETSLKLFGKTVIIPDTKKVCSSDGECGDGEKRSQSSEQEASQASSIGGIAAYPAHNGWLLPYHSLQFHMGESDARISPLHVWWPCYGFPVGDPRGFGMGLHIEGTCESDTDKSPSVESSSNCMSYIQSMAPTNCKVVKESLGGAIQVPEPALSFELKPSANSAFIRVKPGSNRGQSVRGFVPYKRFKVQ from the exons ATGGCGTCTATGGTGCAGCTCGAG GAAAGGGATGGATTAGACTCATCTGGGTTGCCAATTGACAAAAGGCGGCCGTTGGATGCTGCCAAATCTCCTCTGATGGATGATTCAATGCAACCCAAGGAGGGGATGGATGGGTACCCTGTGAAG GTTCGGAAGCCTTACACCATCACAAAGCAGAGGGAGAAGTGGACGGATGAAGAGCATGAGAAGTTCCTGGAGGCACTGAAGCTTTACGGTCGGTCTTGGCGCCAGATACAAG AACACATTGGCACGAAGACTGCTGTCCAGATTCGGAGCCATGCTCAGAAGTTTTTCTCCAAG GTGGTGCGCGAacctggtgcaagtaatgcaatcGAGATCCCACCCCCAAGGCCAAAGAGAAAACCACTGCATCCATACCCTCGCAAGTGTGCTGATTCCAGCACCATAGCAAATCCTGCAATGGGCCAGCCAAAGCTTGCCTCTATTTCATCGTCATCTGGTTCTGACCAAGAGAATGGTTCACCTGTGTCTGTGCTGTCTGCAATGCAGTCGGATGCTTTTGGATCATCAGTATCCAATCCGTCAACAGGTTGTACATCCCCTGCGTCATCGGATGATGGGAATAATGTCCCTGTGTTGGTGAATGAGGAAAATTTACTTACCCAACAAATCGAGGATGATCAGTCTGGTCAG GAACTAAAGCTGGACAACAGCGATGGTGACTTATCTGAAGAGGATTCATCATCAGGAGTGCAAGAAACAAGTTTGAAGCTGTTCGGGAAGACAGTTATTATTCCAGACACAAAGAAAGTTTGTTCCTCAGATGGGGAATGTGGAGATGGTGAAAAAAGATCTCAATCTTCTGAGCAAGAGGCGTCGCAGGCATCCTCAATTGGAGGGATCGCAGCATACCCTGCCCATAATGGATGGCTGCTTCCTTACCATTCTTTGCAGTTTCATATGGGTGAGTCGGATGCTAGGATTTCCCCTCTTCATGTATGGTGGCCTTGCTATGGTTTTCCAGTCGGCGATCCAAGAGGATTTGGTATGGGGCTGCATATTGAAGGTACCTGTGAGAGTGATACTGACAAGAGCCCTTCGGTTGAATCCAGTTCAAACTGTATGAGCTATATTCAGTCGATGGCGCCTACCAACTGCAAAGTTGTCAAGGAGTCACTAGGAGGCGCAATTCAGGTGCCGGAGCCAGCTCTAAGTTTTGAGCTGAAACCGAGCGCGAATTCAGCCTTCATAAGAGTGAAGCCCGGCAGCAACAGAGGTCAATCTGTAAGGGGATTTGTGCCATATAAAAGATTTAAAGTCCAATAA